In a genomic window of Muntiacus reevesi chromosome 1, mMunRee1.1, whole genome shotgun sequence:
- the DOK3 gene encoding docking protein 3: protein MEPLETPVKDGILYQQHIKFGKKCWRKVWGLLYAGGPSGVARLESWEVRDGGLGPAGDRSAGPGRRGERRIIRLADCVSVLPADGESCPRDTGAFLLTTTERSHLLAAEHRQAWMGPICQLAFPGTGESSSGSGEVEARQRSLVPMEENSIYSSWQEVGEFPVVVQRTEAATRCQLKGPYLLRLGQDALQLSEPASQQALYTWPYCFLRKFGADKGVFSFEAGRRCDSGEGLFAFSSARARDLCGALAAAIARQRERLPGPRPCPLPRATSLPSLEPPGELREGPPRPEAPGSRKMRAAEPGPQSLPPLLGPAVSVEPPALLYASVCKRASGPPSAAAEHLYENLFAPDAGCREPVHEGPGGGSPPASPIYHNSQDLGWPGAAHDSSLEAQYRRLLELELADNGDEAAGSSRPGAHSGFKAKLVTLLSRERKKGPAPCDRP, encoded by the exons ATGGAGCCTCTGGAGACCCCCGTCAAGGACGGCATCCTCTACCAGCAGCACATCAAGTTCGGCAAG AAGTGCTGGCGGAAGGTGTGGGGTCTACTCTATGCAGGAGGCCCCTCGGGCGTGGCCCGGCTAGAGAGCTGGGAGGTCCGGGATGGTGGCCTGGGGCCAGCAGGTGACAGGTCTGCGGGGCCCGGCCGGCGGGGAGAACGGCGGATCATCCGCCTGGCTGACTGCGTGTCCGTGCTACCGGCTGATGGCGAGAGCTGCCCCCGGGACACTGGTGCCTTCCTGCTCACCACCACGGAGCGAAGCCACCTGCTGGCTGCAGAGCACCGCCAGGCCTGGATGGGCCCCATCTGTCAGCTGGCCTTCCCG GGCACAGGGGAGAGTTCCTCGGGATCTGGGGAGGTGGAGGCtcggcagaggagcctagtcccCATGGAGGAGAACTCCATCTACTCTTCCTGGCAGGAAG TGGGCGAGTTTCCGGTGGTGGTGCAGAGGACGGAGGCGGCCACCCGCTGCCAGCTGAAGGGGCCCTACCTCCTGCGTCTGGGACAGGACGCTCTCCAGCTGAGCGAACCGGCCAGCCAACAGGCGCTCTACACCTGGCCCTACTGCTTCCTGCGAAAGTTCGGCGCCGACAAG GGCGTGTTCTCCTTTGAAGCCGGCCGCCGCTGCGACTCGGGCGAGGGCCTCTTCGCCTTCAGCAGCGCCCGCGCCCGCGACCTGTGCGGAGCCTTAGCCGCAGCCATTGCCCGCCAGCGGGAGCGGCTCCCGGGGCCCCGGCCCTGCCCTCTGCCGCGGGCCACCTCGCTGCCCTCGCTGGAGCCTCCAGGCGAGCTGCGGGAAGGGCCCCCGCGGCCCGAGGCGCCCGGCTCGCGGAAGATGCGCGCGGCCGAGCCCGGGCCACAGAGTCTGCCGCCGCTGCTGGGCCCCGCTGTCTCCGTGGAGCCGCCGGCATTGCTCTACGCGTCCGTGTGCAAGCGGGCCAGCGGGCCCCCGAGCGCCGCCGCGGAACACCTGTATGAGAACTTGTTCGCGCCCGACGCCGGCTGCCGGGAGCCGGTGCACGAGGGCCCGGGCGGTGGCAGCCCCCCGGCCAGCCCCATCTACCACAACAGCCAGGACCTGGGCTGGCCCGGCGCGGCCCATGACAGCAGCCTGGAGGCCCAGTACCGGCGGTtgctggagctggagctggcGGATAACGGCGACGAGGCCGCGGGGTCTAGCCGCCCCGGCGCGCACTCAGGCTTCAAGGCCAAGCTGGTGACGTTGCTGAGCCGAGAGCGAAAGAAGGGCCCGGCCCCCTGCGACCGGCCCTGA
- the DDX41 gene encoding probable ATP-dependent RNA helicase DDX41 yields the protein MAESEPERKRARTNEATATGSRSEAEDEDDEDYVPYVPLRQRRQLLLQKLLQRRRKGAAEEEQQDSGSEPRGDEDDIPLGPQSKVSLLDQHQHLKEKAEARKESAKEKQLKEEEKILESVAEGRALMSVKEMAKGITYDDPIKTSWTPPRYVLSMSEERHERVRKKYHILVEGDSIPPPIKSFKEMKFPAAILRGLKKKGIHHPTPIQIQGIPTILSGRDMIGIAFTGSGKTLVFTLPVIMFCLEQEKRLPFSKREGPYGLIICPSRELARQTHGILEYYCRLLQEDSSPLLRCALCIGGMSVKEQMETIRHGVHMMVATPGRLMDLLQKKMVSLDICRYLALDEADRMIDMGFEGDIRTIFSYFKGQRQTLLFSATMPKKIQNFAKSALVKPVTINVGRAGAASLDVIQEVEYVKEEAKMVYLLECLQKTPPPVLIFAEKKADVDAIHEYLLLKGVEAVAIHGGKDQEERTKAIEAFREGKKDVLVATDVASKGLDFPAIQHVINYDMPEEIENYVHRIGRTGRSGNTGIATTFINKACDESVLMDLKALLLEAKQKVPPVLQVLHCGDESMLVIGEERGCAFCGGLGHRITDCPKLEAMQTKQVSNIGRKDYLAHSSMDF from the exons ATGGCGGAATCGGAACCTGAGcggaag CGGGCTCGCACCAACGAGGCGACTGCCACAGGAAGCCGCTCCGAGGCAGAGGATGAGGACGACGAGGACTACGTGCCGTACGTGCCGTTGCGACAGCGCCGGCAACTGCTG CTCCAGAAGCTGCTGCAGCGAAGACGCAAGGGAGCTGCGGAAGAGGAGCAGCAGGACAGCGGCAGTGAGCCCCGAGGAGATGAGGACGACATCCCGTTGGGTCCTCAATCCAAAGTCAGCCTGTTGGATCAGCACCAGCATCTCAAAGAGAAGGCTGAAG CCCGCAAGGAGTCTGCCAAAGAAAAGCAgctgaaggaagaggagaagatcCTAGAGAGTGTGGCCGAAGGTCGAG CTTTGATGTCAGTGAAGGAGATGGCTAAGGGAATCACATACGACGATCCAATCAAAACTAG TTGGACACCACCCCGTTACGTCCTGAGTATGTCTGAAGAGCGGCATGAACGTGTCCGGAAGAAGTACCACATCTTGGTGGAAGGTGATAGCATCCCACCGCCCATTAAGAGCTTCAAGGAAATGAAATTTCCTGCAG CCATCCTGAGAGGCCTGAAGAAGAAGGGCATCCACCACCCAACACCCATTCagatccagggaattcccaccat TCTGTCTGGCCGTGACATGATAGGCATAGCCTTTACCGGTTCAGGCAAGACACTGGTGTTCACTTTGCCTGTCATCATGTTCTGCCTGGAACAAGAGAAAAGGTTACCTTTCTCTAAGCGTGAGGGGCCCTATGGACTCATTATCTGCCCTTCG CGGGAGCTGGCCCGACAGACCCACGGCATCCTGGAATACTACTGCCGCCTGCTGCAGGAAGACAGCTCGCCGCTCCTGCGCTGCGCCCTCTGCATCGGGGGCATGTCTGTCAAAGAGCAGATGGAGACCATCCGACA TGGCGTGCACATGATGGTGGCCACCCCTGGGCGCCTCATGGATCTGCTGCAGAAGAAGATGGTCAGCCTGGACATCTGTCGTTATCTGGCCCTGGATGAAGCTGACCGCATGATCGACATGGGCTTCGAGGGCGACATCCGCACCATCTTCTCCTACTTCAAG GGCCAGCGACAGACCCTCCTCTTCAGCGCCACCATGCCCAAGAAGATTCAGAACTTTGCCAAAAGCGCCCTGGTAAAGCCTGTCACGATCAACGTGGGGCGTGCCGGGGCCGCCAGCCTGGATGTCATCCAG GAAGTGGAATACGTGAAGGAGGAAGCCAAGATGGTGTACCTGCTTGAGTGCCTGCAGAAGACACCACCGCCC GTGCTCAtctttgcagagaagaaagcagatgTGGACGCCATCCATGAGTACTTGCTGCTCAAGGGAGTGGAGGCTGTTGCCATCCATGGGGGCAAAG ATCAGGAGGAACGGACCAAGGCTATCGAGGCATTCCGGGAGGGCAAGAAGGATGTCCTTGTGGCCACGGATGTAGCCTCCAAGGGCTTGGACTTCCCTGCCATCCAGCACGTCATCAATTATGACATGCCTGAGGAGATCGAGAATTACG TGCACCGTATTGGCCGAACTGGGCGCTCAGGAAACACGGGCATCGCTACCACCTTCATCAACAAGGCCTGTG ACGAGTCAGTGCTGATGGATCTCAAAGCCCTGCTGCTGGAGGCCAAGCAGAAGGTTCCACCCGTCCTGCAAGTCCTGCACTGTGGGGACGAGTCCATGCTGGTCATCGGAG AAGAGCGTGGCTGCGCCTTCTGTGGGGGCCTGGGCCATCGGATCACGGACTGCCCCAAGCTCGAAGCCATGCAGACGAAGCAGGTTAGCAACATCGGCCGCAAGGACTACCTGGCCCACAGCTCCATGGACTTCTGA